Proteins encoded within one genomic window of Haematobia irritans isolate KBUSLIRL chromosome 5, ASM5000362v1, whole genome shotgun sequence:
- the LOC142238426 gene encoding solute carrier organic anion transporter family member 74D-like isoform X1 translates to MAQLEIEEQNDPESSKKLLDTQKSEDAEELKRIFNEMPLTEDTTCGFWCFKGPFLQKFANQTAYVIIYGMVGCVFSMSYSYFHGTISTLEKRFKIPSRNTGLIMIGNDLSQVLCSAFLGYYAGKKHRPRWMGFGLLTLIVFCMLTVTPHFIYGPGEDALSLTKEYGAVSDMNISLEDLEEERQKILCRTDGTGVGCEIREGSLVPQILLFIAQFVAGIGGSLYYTLGVSYMDDNTEKAKAPAMLSISYFFGLLGPSLGYTLASMCLRVYIVPHLTPIITNRDSRWLGAWWMGWLFTAGLIFCFGLFMFMFPRELPMTAARRKLQFIKAKEENMGESVERVEQVTSFKDMIRTFKVFFKNKIIFCNMLSNTFFFFGYTPYWIFTAKYIEIQYRQSASTSSMVTGTVALVFSAIGILLSGFIVSKFKPRARYLAAWNIVVDIVTMVGMIAYAFIGCAANDNSLINNSYNGVLNTTLSCNSICHCDYVRYVPVCGEDQMTYISPCHAGCKKEHMDSNGIKSYYDCSCIPNVFNETMNSNPLFERITLLDISDLASNDKNVSLKNIFHSAIVILIHYLLYPFLHQVSLGSGGQAMAGACPVNCSYQFITFLAVMCTIKFFAATGRASNMLITMRAVAPQDKAAIMGFGVMFISLVCFVPAPIIFGWIFDKNCLVWGKTCTNKGNCWLYDSASLRLTLNTVAASFVCISIFCNSGVWYHVKNLKVFDDEEVSGKEMKVIAKTRTTNEDMENE, encoded by the exons ATGGCTCAGTTAGAAATAGAAGAACAAAATGACCCCgaatcaagtaaaaaacttttggATACACAAAAATCAGAAGATGCAGAGGAACTCAAAaggatttttaatgaaatgccATTAACAGAAGATACCACATGTGGATTTTGGTGTTTTAAGGGGCCTTTTCTGCAAAA atttgccaATCAAACAGCCTATGTGATAATTTATGGTATGGTAGGTTGCGTATTCTCCATGTCCTACTCATATTTCCATGGTACAATTTCTACACTGGAAAAACGTTTTAAAATTCCCTCACGCAATACTGGATTAATTATGATTGGTAACGATTTGAGTCAAGTGTTGTGTTCGGCCTTTTTGGGCTATTATGCTGGTAAAAAACATAGGCCAAGATGGATGGGTTTCG GTTTATTAACACTAATTGTCTTCTGTATGTTGACGGTAACCCCACATTTTATTTATGGTCCCGGTGAGGATGCCCTCAGTTTAACCAAGGAATATGGAGCTGTATCAGATATGAATATATCGTTGGAAGATTTAGAAGAAGAGCGACAGAAAATCTTATGCCGCACCGATGGTACCGGGGTAGGATGTGAAATCCGAGAGGGAAGTTTAGTACCACAGATTCTGCTGTTCATAGCACAATTTGTGGCAGGAATAGGAGGTTCCCTATACTATACATTGGGAGTATCATACATGGATGATAATACAGAAAAAGCCAAAGCACCAGCTATGCTGA GTATTTCATATTTCTTTGGCCTATTGGGTCCCTCATTGGGCTATACATTGGCCTCAATGTGTCTACGAGTCTATATAGTGCCCCATCTAACACCCATTATAACAAATCGTGATTCTCGTTGGCTTGGAGCCTGGTGGATGGGTTGGCTTTTTACTGCTGGCCTAATATTCTGTTTTGGCctatttatgtttatgtttcCCAGAGAATTACCAATGACAGCGGCTCGTCGAAAGCTTCAGTTTATCaaagcaaaagaagaaaatatggGTGAATCTGTAGAACGTGTCGAACAAGTGACTTCTTTCAAGGATATGATAAGAACATTTAAAgtgttctttaaaaacaaaataatattttgcaatatgCTTTCGAATACATTCTTCTTTTTCGGTTATACTCCCTATTGGATTTTCACAGCTAAATACATCGAAATTCAATATCGACAATCAGCGTCCACTTCAAG CATGGTTACTGGCACAGTGGCTTTGGTATTTTCTGCAATTGGAATTTTGCTTTCTGGCTTTatagtttcaaaatttaaaccaagGGCTCGCTACCTAGCAGCTTGGAATATTGTGGTTGATATCGTTACAATGGTTGGTATGATTGCCTATGCATTCATAGGTTGTGCGGCGAATGATAATTCACTAATTAATAATTCTTATAATGG tgtTTTAAATACAACGCTTAGTTGCAACAGTATTTGTCATTGTGATTATGTACGTTATGTGCCTGTATGTGGTGAAGATCAAATGACATATATCTCACCCTGTCACGCGGGATGCAAAAAGGAGCATATGGATAGCAATGGAATAAAG AGCTATTATGACTGTTCATGCATACCAAATGTATTTAATGAGACCATGAATTCAAATCCTCTCTTTGAACGGATAACACTATTGGACATTAGTGATTTAGCCAGCAATGACAAGAATGtaagtttgaaaaatattttccatagtgcAATCGTTATTCTAATCCATTATTTGCTTTACCCATTCCTTCATCAGGTTTCCTTGGGATCTGGTGGTCAAGCTATGGCCGGGGCATGTCCTGTCAATTGTTCTTATCaattcataacatttttggcTGTAATGTGTACCATAAAATTCTTTGCAGCCACTGGTCGAGCCTCGAATATGTTGATCACAATGCGTGCTGTAGCCCCCCAAGATAAAGCAGCGATTATGGGTTTCGGAGTGATGTTCATATCATTGGTGTGTTTTGTACCGGCTCCAATAATATTTGGTtggatatttgataaaaattgtttgGTTTGGGGTAAGACCTGTACGAATAAGGGAAATTGTTGGCTATATGATTCCGCCAGTCTAAG aTTAACATTGAATACTGTAGCTGCTTCATTTGTATGCATTAGTATATTTTGCAATAGCGGTGTCTGGTATCATGTCAAAAATCTCAAAGTTTTCGATGATGAAGAAGTTAGTGGAAAAGAGATGAAAGTTATTGCTAAAACTAGAACCACAAATGAGGATATGGAAaatgaataa
- the LOC142238426 gene encoding solute carrier organic anion transporter family member 74D-like isoform X2, translated as MAQLEIEEQNDPESSKKLLDTQKSEDAEELKRIFNEMPLTEDTTCGFWCFKGPFLQKFANQTAYVIIYGMVGCVFSMSYSYFHGTISTLEKRFKIPSRNTGLIMIGNDLSQVLCSAFLGYYAGKKHRPRWMGFGLLTLIVFCMLTVTPHFIYGPGEDALSLTKEYGAVSDMNISLEDLEEERQKILCRTDGTGVGCEIREGSLVPQILLFIAQFVAGIGGSLYYTLGVSYMDDNTEKAKAPAMLSISYFFGLLGPSLGYTLASMCLRVYIVPHLTPIITNRDSRWLGAWWMGWLFTAGLIFCFGLFMFMFPRELPMTAARRKLQFIKAKEENMGESVERVEQVTSFKDMIRTFKVFFKNKIIFCNMLSNTFFFFGYTPYWIFTAKYIEIQYRQSASTSSMVTGTVALVFSAIGILLSGFIVSKFKPRARYLAAWNIVVDIVTMVGMIAYAFIGCAANDNSLINNSYNGVLNTTLSCNSICHCDYVRYVPVCGEDQMTYISPCHAGCKKEHMDSNGIKSYYDCSCIPNVFNETMNSNPLFERITLLDISDLASNDKNVSLGSGGQAMAGACPVNCSYQFITFLAVMCTIKFFAATGRASNMLITMRAVAPQDKAAIMGFGVMFISLVCFVPAPIIFGWIFDKNCLVWGKTCTNKGNCWLYDSASLRLTLNTVAASFVCISIFCNSGVWYHVKNLKVFDDEEVSGKEMKVIAKTRTTNEDMENE; from the exons ATGGCTCAGTTAGAAATAGAAGAACAAAATGACCCCgaatcaagtaaaaaacttttggATACACAAAAATCAGAAGATGCAGAGGAACTCAAAaggatttttaatgaaatgccATTAACAGAAGATACCACATGTGGATTTTGGTGTTTTAAGGGGCCTTTTCTGCAAAA atttgccaATCAAACAGCCTATGTGATAATTTATGGTATGGTAGGTTGCGTATTCTCCATGTCCTACTCATATTTCCATGGTACAATTTCTACACTGGAAAAACGTTTTAAAATTCCCTCACGCAATACTGGATTAATTATGATTGGTAACGATTTGAGTCAAGTGTTGTGTTCGGCCTTTTTGGGCTATTATGCTGGTAAAAAACATAGGCCAAGATGGATGGGTTTCG GTTTATTAACACTAATTGTCTTCTGTATGTTGACGGTAACCCCACATTTTATTTATGGTCCCGGTGAGGATGCCCTCAGTTTAACCAAGGAATATGGAGCTGTATCAGATATGAATATATCGTTGGAAGATTTAGAAGAAGAGCGACAGAAAATCTTATGCCGCACCGATGGTACCGGGGTAGGATGTGAAATCCGAGAGGGAAGTTTAGTACCACAGATTCTGCTGTTCATAGCACAATTTGTGGCAGGAATAGGAGGTTCCCTATACTATACATTGGGAGTATCATACATGGATGATAATACAGAAAAAGCCAAAGCACCAGCTATGCTGA GTATTTCATATTTCTTTGGCCTATTGGGTCCCTCATTGGGCTATACATTGGCCTCAATGTGTCTACGAGTCTATATAGTGCCCCATCTAACACCCATTATAACAAATCGTGATTCTCGTTGGCTTGGAGCCTGGTGGATGGGTTGGCTTTTTACTGCTGGCCTAATATTCTGTTTTGGCctatttatgtttatgtttcCCAGAGAATTACCAATGACAGCGGCTCGTCGAAAGCTTCAGTTTATCaaagcaaaagaagaaaatatggGTGAATCTGTAGAACGTGTCGAACAAGTGACTTCTTTCAAGGATATGATAAGAACATTTAAAgtgttctttaaaaacaaaataatattttgcaatatgCTTTCGAATACATTCTTCTTTTTCGGTTATACTCCCTATTGGATTTTCACAGCTAAATACATCGAAATTCAATATCGACAATCAGCGTCCACTTCAAG CATGGTTACTGGCACAGTGGCTTTGGTATTTTCTGCAATTGGAATTTTGCTTTCTGGCTTTatagtttcaaaatttaaaccaagGGCTCGCTACCTAGCAGCTTGGAATATTGTGGTTGATATCGTTACAATGGTTGGTATGATTGCCTATGCATTCATAGGTTGTGCGGCGAATGATAATTCACTAATTAATAATTCTTATAATGG tgtTTTAAATACAACGCTTAGTTGCAACAGTATTTGTCATTGTGATTATGTACGTTATGTGCCTGTATGTGGTGAAGATCAAATGACATATATCTCACCCTGTCACGCGGGATGCAAAAAGGAGCATATGGATAGCAATGGAATAAAG AGCTATTATGACTGTTCATGCATACCAAATGTATTTAATGAGACCATGAATTCAAATCCTCTCTTTGAACGGATAACACTATTGGACATTAGTGATTTAGCCAGCAATGACAAGAAT GTTTCCTTGGGATCTGGTGGTCAAGCTATGGCCGGGGCATGTCCTGTCAATTGTTCTTATCaattcataacatttttggcTGTAATGTGTACCATAAAATTCTTTGCAGCCACTGGTCGAGCCTCGAATATGTTGATCACAATGCGTGCTGTAGCCCCCCAAGATAAAGCAGCGATTATGGGTTTCGGAGTGATGTTCATATCATTGGTGTGTTTTGTACCGGCTCCAATAATATTTGGTtggatatttgataaaaattgtttgGTTTGGGGTAAGACCTGTACGAATAAGGGAAATTGTTGGCTATATGATTCCGCCAGTCTAAG aTTAACATTGAATACTGTAGCTGCTTCATTTGTATGCATTAGTATATTTTGCAATAGCGGTGTCTGGTATCATGTCAAAAATCTCAAAGTTTTCGATGATGAAGAAGTTAGTGGAAAAGAGATGAAAGTTATTGCTAAAACTAGAACCACAAATGAGGATATGGAAaatgaataa